One Nocardia sp. BMG111209 DNA segment encodes these proteins:
- a CDS encoding CbtB-domain containing protein gives MATSYAPRSGLGSVSLSIPTPVWLIGTTLLALLVIYFIGVDQGAVSIFGSDMHVHEFVHDGRHFLGFPCH, from the coding sequence GTGGCCACGTCCTATGCTCCCCGCTCCGGCCTCGGTTCCGTATCCCTGTCCATCCCGACGCCGGTGTGGCTGATCGGCACCACGCTGCTGGCGTTGCTGGTCATCTACTTCATCGGAGTGGATCAGGGCGCCGTCTCGATCTTCGGCAGCGATATGCACGTGCACGAGTTCGTCCACGACGGCCGGCACTTCCTCGGTTTCCCCTGCCACTAG
- a CDS encoding CbtA family protein has product MEKKIIGRGVLLGALGGLLAFVFARIMAEPIINRAIDYESGRDDAQMALDKAAGKPMADMGPDIFTRSQQQNLGLPFGMIVFGAAMGALFAVVYYLAISRAGRITARNLALLVSGGMFLALYAVPFLKYPANPPSIGHPDTIKARTALYVAMIVIGVLVLFAAIYLGRRLAARLGNWTASIVAAVSFAVVMGVVMLILPPLGHLSSNKSAFGNFDTETPQPLKDPSGAIVYPGFPADDLFHFRLYSFAAQLILWVVIGVGFASLAPRLLGERPSVTAAEVAA; this is encoded by the coding sequence ATGGAGAAAAAGATCATCGGCCGAGGCGTCCTGTTGGGCGCGCTCGGCGGATTACTCGCATTCGTCTTCGCCCGGATCATGGCCGAGCCCATCATCAACCGGGCCATCGACTACGAGTCGGGCCGCGACGATGCGCAGATGGCGCTGGACAAGGCCGCCGGCAAGCCCATGGCGGACATGGGCCCGGACATCTTCACCCGCAGCCAGCAACAGAATCTCGGCCTGCCCTTCGGCATGATCGTGTTCGGTGCGGCGATGGGTGCGCTGTTCGCGGTCGTCTACTACCTGGCCATCAGCCGGGCCGGCCGGATCACCGCGCGCAACCTGGCCCTGCTGGTGTCCGGCGGCATGTTCCTGGCCCTGTACGCCGTGCCGTTCCTGAAGTACCCGGCCAATCCGCCGTCGATCGGGCATCCCGACACCATCAAGGCGCGTACCGCGTTGTACGTCGCCATGATCGTGATCGGTGTGCTCGTGCTGTTCGCGGCGATCTACCTGGGTCGCAGGCTGGCCGCGCGGCTGGGCAATTGGACCGCGTCCATCGTGGCGGCGGTGTCGTTCGCCGTGGTGATGGGGGTGGTCATGCTGATCCTGCCGCCGCTGGGGCATCTCTCGTCGAACAAGTCCGCCTTCGGCAACTTCGACACCGAGACGCCGCAACCGCTGAAGGATCCGTCGGGCGCGATCGTCTATCCGGGCTTCCCGGCCGACGACCTGTTCCACTTCCGGCTGTATTCGTTCGCCGCCCAGCTGATCCTGTGGGTGGTCATCGGCGTCGGCTTCGCCTCGCTGGCCCCGCGCCTGCTCGGTGAGCGCCCGTCCGTGACCGCCGCCGAGGTGGCCGCGTAA
- a CDS encoding short-chain fatty acyl-CoA regulator family protein, with amino-acid sequence MQKTYAGGRLRALREQQGLSQSALAKLLGLSVSYINQLEHDQRPLTVPVLLRLNTSFDLDMGFFAADTDARLIADLQDVFAEDPECATIGTTEIDELVARSPAAARMLVGLHRRLHGATEQLERMSAGLAGEVGAPGLAMPYEDVRDYFYDRRNHVPALDLAAEQLFADRGLAVGGLDVQLTRLLRDHHDIAVVIRSDDPDRPGPKRLYDRESRVLTLARRLSAGQRAFQLATQLAFRTQAGTIAGLIEEADRVPAGSRGLLRTGLANYFAGALILPYTEFHRAAERMRYDIELLATKFEVGFETVCHRLSTLQRPGRRGVPFFFVRTDRAGNISKRQSATAFHFSRSGGSCPLWVVHDAFSTPGRIRTQIAQMPDGRHYLWLARTTDESTAGYLSPKRDFAVGLGCDLAYAHKLVYSHGLLVDDPRTVVPIGAGCKVCERTDCAQRAFPQLGRPVRADDDSSLTVPYLPITPA; translated from the coding sequence ATGCAGAAGACGTATGCGGGCGGGCGCCTGCGCGCGCTGCGCGAGCAACAGGGACTGTCCCAGTCCGCGCTGGCCAAGCTGCTCGGGTTGTCGGTCAGCTACATCAACCAGCTCGAACACGATCAGCGGCCGCTCACCGTGCCGGTGCTGCTGCGCTTGAACACCAGTTTCGATCTGGACATGGGGTTCTTCGCCGCCGATACCGATGCCCGGCTGATCGCCGACCTGCAGGACGTCTTCGCCGAGGATCCGGAGTGCGCCACGATCGGCACGACCGAGATCGACGAACTGGTCGCGCGCAGCCCGGCCGCGGCCCGCATGCTGGTCGGCCTGCATCGCCGACTACACGGCGCCACCGAGCAACTCGAACGGATGTCCGCGGGCCTCGCGGGCGAGGTCGGCGCGCCCGGCCTCGCGATGCCCTACGAGGACGTCCGGGACTACTTCTACGATCGCCGGAATCACGTTCCCGCCCTGGATCTCGCCGCCGAGCAGTTGTTCGCCGACCGCGGGCTGGCCGTCGGCGGACTCGATGTCCAGCTGACCCGGCTGCTGCGCGACCATCACGACATCGCCGTGGTGATCCGCTCCGACGACCCGGACCGTCCCGGACCGAAACGGCTCTACGACCGCGAGTCCCGGGTACTCACCCTGGCCCGGCGACTGTCCGCGGGCCAGCGCGCCTTCCAGCTCGCCACCCAGCTGGCCTTCCGCACCCAGGCCGGCACCATCGCCGGGCTGATCGAGGAGGCCGACCGCGTCCCCGCCGGATCGCGCGGCCTGCTGCGGACCGGCCTGGCCAACTACTTCGCCGGCGCGCTGATCCTGCCCTACACCGAATTCCACCGCGCCGCGGAGCGGATGCGCTACGACATCGAGCTGCTCGCAACGAAATTTGAGGTCGGCTTCGAAACCGTCTGCCACCGGCTGTCCACCCTGCAACGGCCCGGCCGCCGCGGCGTGCCGTTCTTCTTCGTCCGCACCGACCGGGCCGGCAACATCTCGAAACGCCAGTCCGCCACCGCTTTCCACTTCTCCCGCAGCGGCGGCAGCTGCCCCCTGTGGGTGGTCCACGACGCGTTCTCCACCCCCGGCCGGATCCGCACCCAGATCGCGCAGATGCCCGACGGCCGCCACTATCTCTGGCTCGCCCGCACCACCGACGAGAGCACCGCCGGATATCTCTCGCCCAAGCGCGATTTCGCGGTCGGGCTCGGCTGCGACCTCGCCTACGCGCACAAACTCGTCTACTCGCACGGACTGCTCGTCGACGACCCCCGCACCGTCGTGCCGATCGGCGCCGGCTGCAAGGTCTGCGAGCGCACCGACTGTGCCCAGCGCGCCTTCCCCCAGCTGGGCCGGCCGGTCCGGGCCGACGACGACAGCTCGCTCACCGTCCCCTATCTGCCGATCACTCCGGCCTGA